Genomic window (Desulforapulum autotrophicum HRM2):
TGATATGAAAAAAAAGGAGGGTACCCATGGTTTGTGTTAAGAATATTCACGTATCTGGAATGAGCTGCGGACATTGCGTCAACAGCGTAACCCAGACCCTGGAAGCCATACAGGGCGTAAGTTCGGCAAGGGTCTCCCTTGAAGATTCAACGGCTGAAGTGACCTTTGACCAGGAGGCCGTTGACCTTGAAACTTTAAAGGCCGCCATCAGGGAAAAGGGGTTTGGCACTGAAGCACCCTCGCCAATCAATAACAAGCCGTTTACCATTATTGCCCCGAAAAACGTTGAACCGCCCTTTGCCCGGCAAAGACAGCCGGTTGAAACAAGCTTTAAAATTGAGGGTATGTCCTGTGCCAACTGTTCCAACACCATAGAAAAAACCCTTAAAAAATCCAAGGGCATAGAAAAGGTCTCGATCAATTTCTCCATGGAAAAGGGATTTGTAACCTATGACCCAAGCCTGGTGGATGAGCAGGGCATCTTTGAAATCGTCCAGCGGGCAGGTTATACTGCCTTCAGCCAGGAAGAAAAAAGAACAGAGGATTCTCCCATTGCCCAGAAAGAGCGATTCCGGTTTATTTTTGCAGCAAGCCTGACCATCCCCCTGGTCTTTCTCATGTACACCATGCCCTTTGGCCATGCCAACACCAACTATTCCATGGGCCTGCTTGCCACCCTGGTAATGGTTGTGTCTGGCCGCACCTTTTACGAGGGTGCCTTTCATTCCCTGAAAAACCGTTCGGCAAACATGGATGTCCTCATCGCCCTTGGCATCTCTGCTGCCTATTTTTACAGCCTTTTTTCTTTGCTCGTCCTTGACCCCGCGGCCCATACCTTTTTTGACAGTGCAGCCATGCTCATCACCTTTATCCTGCTGGGCAAAATGATCGAGGCCAAGGCCAAGGGTCAAACAGGCGAGGCCCTTGAAAAACTCATCTCCCTTGGGGCTGACAGGGCAAGGATCCTAGTCAACGGCAGCGAACACATGGTCAAGGCGTCCGAGATAAAAAAAGGCGATTTTTTTTCCGTCCGGCCCGGAGAAACCATTCCGGTTGACGGTGAAATCGTCGAGGGAACCACCACCATTGACGAATCCATGATCACTGGCGAAGCCATTCCTGCGGACAAGATCAAGGGCGACCCGGTAACCGGGGCCACCATCAACCAGACAGGTGCCATCACAGCCAGGGCCGTTCGAGTGGGCAAAGAAACCATGCTCGCAAGGATTGTCAAGATGGTTGAGGAGGCCCAGGCAGACAAGGCCCCGATCCAGAGACTTGCCGACACCGTGTCCAACTACTTTGTCCCGGTGGTGGTCATTGCCGCCATCCTCACCTTTATTGTCTGGAACTTTGTTGTTGAATATCCGCCGCCCTTGGGTATCACCCGGTTTCTCTTTGCCTTTCAGCTGATGATCGCGGTACTGGTTGTGGCCTGCCCCTGCGCCCTTGGCCTTGCCACCCCCACGGCCATAATGGTGGCAAGCGGTGTGGGTCTTAAAAGGGGAATCCTTTTTAAACGGGCCTCAGTGCTTGAAAATATCTCCCAGCTGGATGTGATTCTGTTTGACAAAACCGGCACCCTCACAAAGGGCAGCCCCAGGGTCTCGGCCATTTACCCCATGGACCATGGATCTGAACACCAGGTGCTTAAAATAGCGGCATCCCTGGGGGCCGCATCAATCCATCCCCTGGCCCACGCAATTGTTAAAAAGGCCGAACAGGCGGGTGTCTCCATGGAAAAAATCTCAAATCAACGGGAAATCCCCGGACACGGCTCAACGGGCGAACTTGACGGCAGACCGGTCATGCTTGGCAACCTCAAACTGCAACCCCAGGGAAGCTTTCTTTCAGAAGAGGCCGCAGCAGCCGGTCAGCAGATTTCAGATACCGGAGATTCTTCGGTGTATGTATGGCAGGACAATACCATGAAGGGCATCATCTCCCTGGCTGATGAAATCAAGGCCGATTCAAAAGAGGCCATGGCAAGACTCCACGCCCTTGGCATCAAAACAGCCCTTGTCTCTGGGGACAATAAAAAGGCGGCAAAGCGTGTGGCTCAGATCGTCGGAATTGATGAAGTCGAAGCCGAGGTGCTACCCGGTGACAAGAGTCGGATCGTCAAAAAATGGCAGGAACGGGGTTACCGGGTCGCCATGGCAGGAGACGGCATCAACGATGCCCCGGCCCTTGCCCAGGCAGACATCGGCATTGCCGTGGGTTCAGGAACGGACATTGCCAAGGAGACCGGGGACGTAATCTTGGTCAACAACTCCCTTTTAGACGTTGAACGGGCCATTGGGCTCGGACGAAAGACCCTCAAGACCATACGCATCAATTTCTTCTGGGCCTTTTTCTACAACCTGCTCATGATACCGGTTGCAGCCGGCCTTGCCTACCCTGCCCTGGGGCTGGTTCTCAAACCTGAATG
Coding sequences:
- a CDS encoding heavy metal translocating P-type ATPase is translated as MVCVKNIHVSGMSCGHCVNSVTQTLEAIQGVSSARVSLEDSTAEVTFDQEAVDLETLKAAIREKGFGTEAPSPINNKPFTIIAPKNVEPPFARQRQPVETSFKIEGMSCANCSNTIEKTLKKSKGIEKVSINFSMEKGFVTYDPSLVDEQGIFEIVQRAGYTAFSQEEKRTEDSPIAQKERFRFIFAASLTIPLVFLMYTMPFGHANTNYSMGLLATLVMVVSGRTFYEGAFHSLKNRSANMDVLIALGISAAYFYSLFSLLVLDPAAHTFFDSAAMLITFILLGKMIEAKAKGQTGEALEKLISLGADRARILVNGSEHMVKASEIKKGDFFSVRPGETIPVDGEIVEGTTTIDESMITGEAIPADKIKGDPVTGATINQTGAITARAVRVGKETMLARIVKMVEEAQADKAPIQRLADTVSNYFVPVVVIAAILTFIVWNFVVEYPPPLGITRFLFAFQLMIAVLVVACPCALGLATPTAIMVASGVGLKRGILFKRASVLENISQLDVILFDKTGTLTKGSPRVSAIYPMDHGSEHQVLKIAASLGAASIHPLAHAIVKKAEQAGVSMEKISNQREIPGHGSTGELDGRPVMLGNLKLQPQGSFLSEEAAAAGQQISDTGDSSVYVWQDNTMKGIISLADEIKADSKEAMARLHALGIKTALVSGDNKKAAKRVAQIVGIDEVEAEVLPGDKSRIVKKWQERGYRVAMAGDGINDAPALAQADIGIAVGSGTDIAKETGDVILVNNSLLDVERAIGLGRKTLKTIRINFFWAFFYNLLMIPVAAGLAYPALGLVLKPEWACIAMWLSSLTVVGNSLLLKRYRF